AAGAAAGAAAACCAACTGAAAGAATAACAGACCTTGGCCATTCCTCATTAAGATTTGATCCTGACAGACCGCGATATATCAGTTGTCTAATAACACAACAGGTAGCTGACTAACAGACTTTGAACCATGGTCATCAAATCGAGATTCAAATAATGAATAGGAAAACCATTTTCCTAATCGTGAATTGAATCTTATCATGAATCGTAAGATACATTaccaataaaaatatgatatttttgaGTAAAAACAAATGATATAGCAAAAATTATAAGCTGGTATATCATATAAGAACATCAAAATAATTCAAGTCGTAAACCAAATGACAAAAGAAAAGTCATAAAATAATTATGCACAGATGTGTAGAAGCTGATAATTTTTGTAACCAAACTAAAGACTAGTTTATGAGCTTCATGAGTATATCTATAATACAGTTGATTATAAATTATGCATTAGCTACCGCGTGTATGTGAAGGTTAACCCAAATTTATATTGAatatatacttttattttctATTCTGTTGTCACATTTTGACATGAACTGAACTAGAATTTGGGTTTAATATTTTTCACTAATATGAACTTTTATTGTTGCGTGGTTGTAGTTTCCACATCATGATCTAACAGTGGAAGCAGTTCATCCCGGTCTTTTTGTTGATAAGATTGGTAATTACTGGGATGtaccattttcaatggctattGATCTTGCTTCTTCGACTACCAGTGACTCTTCTGCTGGTTATCATTTGTCTGCGCACTACGCTTCTGGGTCACCCAAGCAATTCGAGAGtattcaaaatcaaaatgataGAGTACCACGGACTCTACTTCCGGGCTTGACCTTCAAAAGCGTCTTTTCTTGTAGGAAAAGCATTGATATCTGGAGAAGTGAAACTCCTAAATTGAAAAGGGTACAACCATATGACATATTTCTTTCAGATCCTCGCGTGTCTGCATCAGGGATGATTGGTATGTTGTCTCCGACTCACTTGGCTATTTCTATGTCACCTTAAAGTTACCGATCCTTTTATAAAGTGCTTATTGTTTCCTTGAATTCTTTATGGTATAAGGTGCTGCCGCAACGACATATTTTGGGGAGAATTCTGCAAGAGCACAAACAGATGACGATGGAGAACATTCTGCAGGATTGTTTCTTCAGGCTTCTGGAATAAAATCTTGTTTTTTAGCAGATTTATTTGGATCCATTTCATTTACAGCCCAACATGGAAACTTCCAAAGGCCTTTTCTAGATCTTTCTCGATTTCAGGCCCGGCTGGATTTTCCTTCTGGCTCCAAATTCCTTTCAGGTGCAACAAGTCTTACACAAGATCTTCTCAATTCTCAAAAGCCCAACTTGGAAGCTGTTCAGGCAGTTTTCCCCAATGCTACCTTATCTCTTCAGCAGCAGGTACTACCGATTATTTCACAAACTGGAAAGATTTTGCCTGATTAGTAAGCTTCGTCCTCGAAagacaacttttattttattcgcATCTTGCAGATTGTTGGTCCCATCAGTTTCAGAGTGGATTCAGGAATTGCGGTTGATCTGAAGAACCTTGAGTTTCCTATACAAGCACGTGAACCTGTATTTGCTGTTGAGTATGCATTGCATGTACTTGGTTCAGCAAAAGCAGTTGCTTGGTGTTGCCCCAAGCGGCAAGAGTTTATGGTAGAACTTCGATTCTTCGAGACATAAATAAATCAAACTTGGATCCTATACAGCCGACTTTATGTTGCAGCAGGATCCAATTTGGCAAAATTCATAGCCAATAGCCAACTGTAGAAATCTTCTCATTTCCTTAAAATTATAAAACACTATGGTCATGAAAGCAAGTTGGTAAATCGTCCATTAATTCTCATGTGTGCTATGACTTGTACAAGTAGATTTTGCTTCTCCATTTCATTGCAAATCATTATTTATCAAAGAAATCAATCGAAGTCTTTTATTTTattctgagttttttttttatcttctttatagcttaaaaaaattctaattggaGTGTTGTTTACTTTAAGGTCATAAAACATTACACTAGAAGGTTGTAAACGAGGAAGCGGGAGAAATGAGGAGTTGAGTGGGGGAATGATCATGAAAAAGTAGGGAATGAacgaaataaaaaagaaagattttTACAGGGGAATCTAAGGACCTTCAGACTCCCCTCATAACTTTGAAAAACATGAATCTAAGGGACCTCCAGACTCCCCTCATAACACGCATACTTCTAACACATGCTGTTGGCGTTTAAAGTCTCAAAAATAAATCATCATTACTTACATTAAAAGGAAGTGCGTTTAAAGTCTCAAAAATAAATCATCATTACTTACATTAAAAGAAAGTGAACGTGACCATCTAAATAATTGATTGACATTTTCAACTGATATTTATAACTAATCCGGTGACATATGGCAAATGGCTTATCCCTCTATTAAGtggttatataattaaaaattcgaCTTCAACTGAGGGACCTGCCCCAACTGAGGGACTCTTTTATTGACCATAAAAGCTGCCTTTAGCTGATATACTCGCCTATTAACAATAAAAAGTTGCATTTAGCTGAGGAACTCGCCCCAAACCGAAGGACTCACCTCCTGACGATAAAAAGTCGTCTGCAGATGGAGGACTCGCCCCTAAGACAAGGGATATGTCTTAAATGAGAGATGCCTTGAAAACATTTTCCCTTAAACAAAACTCTCGTACTTGATGAAttatgtagtgttatatttgaaAAAGTCTTAGACAAGGACGACTCTAGCGTTCCCTCTTAAGGGTGATGTCACCTGGACGACAGAGTCGTCTCAAGTTTTTGGAGGTCTTGTATAGGttagctatagtttatcattggCAAAATAAATAGATGCCCTATTTAATCACGATTTAACCTGACAAATAATTTATGAGACCCTATTTACCTATAGTTTAACCTTGaaaaatttgaggccctgtgcgaTAGCCCGCCTTGCACACTCTCAAAGACGGCCCTGCTGGGCGACATACCCACATAATAAAGGGGTTTGCCTTGAGGATTGATGACTTGTATAAATACTGTTATCCCCATTAGTCAGAAAGAAATGAGCCCAACATGATCCCCTAAAGAATAGGTGGTAAACAATTCTCCCCTGTGATTATAAGGGAGTAGTTGCCACCCTACAAGCCTGATAAACCCTAGGCCCAAAAAGCTTCTATAAAAGAGAAATTATTACTTAGACTTAACTTATCCACTTATATCTAAGCATTCCACATAAATACGAGACCTCTCACCTTGTGCGAGTAGGTACTCAAGTACACTATAAATACCACCGTACAGAGTTTCTCGCCGTCGTGCATAAACCCTAAGTACCATACACTATACTTCATATACCTACACAAGTTTCTGAGTCTTTTATGAGCATTTTTTTtcgagaaattaaaattaaaatataagataTTTAAGagaatcacaaaaatatttatttctttaaataaTTATTCATCTAAATTATCGTTTAAATTGAATCTCGATTATGATTTATTTCATGTATGGTAATAAAGTGGTAATAATCCGCAGCAATGTCACCAACATAGCCAAATACCCGATGCCACGTGTGTGTAAGACGTGGcacttgagtttctttgatctgATTCGGGATCCAAACTTTTCAGATTTGAATGAAACAAACAAGCAAACACGACAATTTCATCGTTCATCTTGCTCCAAACACTTCCAACAACATTGAACAACAACAGTGATGGCAACAGGTACACAAGCCTACGGCGAATCATGGTACTGGGACAACCGTTACACAAACGAACCAGGTCCTTTTGATTGGTACCAAAAGTATATCACTTTGGCTCCTATCATCAATCTATATGTTCCTCCTAACCAATCCATCCTCGTTGTTGGTTCCGGCAATTCAGGCAACTCTTCATTTCTCAGATCTCTCTCTCTATCATATTCAAGAACACCCCATTTTCCCTTTTTCATTTGGGttcaataaaaatgattttttttttttttgcttttaattttttgtaGCGTTTAGTGAAGGAATGGTTGATGAAGGTGGTTACACAGATGTTGTCAATATTGATATATCTTCTGTGGTCATTGATGCTATGCAGAATAAATACCGAAATTGTCCTCAATTGAAGTGTATCCTTATCATGAATTATTCATGTTATATACAATAGGATTTGAATCTAGTTCTAAACAGTTTATGGAGTCAAATGCATCCGATGCGATATATATCTCGATCACGAACATAACATCAAAGTGCTTGTTTGGATTGATATATAATGACTTTGACATAATTAAGGTATTCCATCATGTCATGTGATTTTGCCAAACTCAATGTCAATCCAAACATGTGGCAAAACCTTTACGTTACGACCTAGATTGCTGGCGAAGAACTAACTTTAAAACCTTTGTTGTTAGATCAAGTATGCATTAACCCCCACGGGTTGGCCTGTTGGCATAGGCTTGGGTTCTAAGAGTTTGCTTCTCTCAAGGTCTCAGGTTTGAAATCTCGCTAGGTGCTAACAATTCATGTGTTGGCTCAGTCTATACAGAACTTTAGAAAAAAAAAGATCAAGTATGCGTTATTTTCCGATTTTCCATGTTATAGAATCATCacatataattgttttttttatataaaattttgatGAAGTGGTGAGTGATGATAGTGATGTTCTTGAGGGTGAAATATCCTTAATAGAGTTATACAGATTTGAAAATGGATGTAAGAGACATGAGTGCTTTTGAATCAGAGACTTTTGGTTCTGTTATCGACAAAGGTGTGCTTTGCTTCCTATTCATTCATAGACTCATTTTGGACAATGGTTTGCGCTGATACTTTCTGATTTTGTTTTTCAGGGACTCTTGATTCTCTCTTGGTGAGTGACGATGATCTTCATCGAAATACTTTTATTTTTGAGAAGACTAATAATTTGCCCATTCGATATTTTTGTTGTACTAGTGTGGAAACAATTCAAGACAAAATGCTACTAAGATGCTTGAGGAAATTTGGAGGTATAATGAAACCACGAATAAAAAGTCGATAGCTCTTTACCACTtctgttttattttgaattttttttattcttgataTGTTCACCATTATTGAAGCAGTTGATGACACACTATAGGGTTCTCAAGGATAAAGGAGTCTATGTTCTGGTAACTAAACCTCTTTCTTTAAGTATTCAGATTTACTTTCCAAAAGACCGATAGATGAAAGAAACGTGTCTTCGCACTTCTCCTTATTGGTCGTGATCTTGAATGGTTGTAAAAATTGCAGGTGACGTATGGAGCTCCACTATATCGCCTACGTTTGCTACGCGAATCATGCTCGTGGACAATTAAACTCCATGTGATAGGTTAGTTTAAATCCTATGGTCAGTATTACTTGTGTGCTGTTTTATGAACCTATTAGTCTTATTAGTTGTACCGAACTAAATGTTGGACGGTTAAaaatcaacacgagaataaagtaagtgtagcaGACATGAGGATGTTGTGTTGGATGTGTGGTATGTGTATCGCAAGACTTCAAGTTTTGCCTGAGATACCTTTTAAGAGTATGAAATGCCTTGCCATTTGGCTTTTCATTCAAATCATGAAACAACTATCTTAAATTCTTAAGTTTTGATAAAAATCAACTTTTTATCGTACCGTTATCTCAAGAGTTGTGATGCTATGGCATAGAACCTTAGAAGAACTATGCCAAAAGTTTAAACCATTAGATGAAAACAAATGAGTTGTTTTTATATCATCTCTATAATGATATTTATAATGAAAACAAATGGTTTAATCAAAGTTGGAGTGATGATTAAACCATTGTCGATAATCATTGCTGTGATGTATGCAGAGAAACttgcatcagaagaaaaatctgaTAATCCACTATGGGAGCTGACAAAACCTATCATGCTTGATTACGATGGAAGCTCTGTGGAGGAAACTCTAGGAACGAATCCCGATGTCCATTATATATACATTTGCACTAAGGTAAGAAGATGATTTGTGTTACCTCCGTCTTTGGTCAACAGTGTTGGTATCCCTGATGGTTTTGTTATAATCTTTCTGACAGGAACTTTCTGGCAACGCAAACGTAAAAGCGTGAAGGAAAAGTTTAGCGAGGAAGGCATGCATTTCTAATCCATAAATTTGTGTTAACAGCTCTTTTACTCTAGTTGATCCTAGAATTTGTAATGTCAAAACCAAAGTTTAATGATACTTTCTTTACAACAATTTGTATTATGATTTCCTCAGTATTTATGTGATCTAAAGAGTAACATTTCTGTAATGCAGTTGTGATTGTTCCCttgtgttttatatattcaaAATGGCTATTTTTTTATTACAGGTAGTTACCGAAATCTCAAACTAGTAGAGCCAATTACAATTTGCCATTGGAAATGAATATTGGACTGCCTTAGGATTAGAACATGGTTTAATATTTAAGACTGGAATAAGGGTTTCATTTTGTTTGAAATGATCCTGAGTAATGATGTGGGTTAAAATTTTGCCAATCATGATCCTCCTTTTCCCAATTTACACTTTCAGGAGAACAATTTCTATTAATAAGTATTTATCATTGAAGCAAACCAATTTCAAAGGGAGGAAGCAAGGGAACATTCCATGAAAAGATGTGGGGAAGATTCCACGTTCATACCATTTGGCATGTGACTTCACACAAGAGGGATTGATAAGGGATTGATAAGTGTTTTAGAaaaaattaagtttgaaaaacTTTTTAGCCAAATTTGAGTTTGAAAAACTTTTTAGAACAATTTAagagtttgaaaagattttagattttttttttgaaataaagtaGTGGAAAATAATATGTAGATATTAAAGTGCCGAAAATAAAAgttaagggaagagagaagaaacCGGGAATTATACAAGTTCAGTCAGAAATAACTTAGTCATATCCCTAAGATTTAATCTTGAAAGTATCCCATAAACttaagagcttttagtaggtTGAACTCCCGACCCCCTTGTACAAGAAAACTGAAGTTCCAAACTTACTTCTAACCAAACAGTAAACACAGAGAGAAGCGGTCAACCTTCCTTCCAAACGATGAATCAAAGTGGTTAGTATTTTTTTCACAAGAACTTGGAGTTGTTAGTCTTCAAGCGTTAAACTAAGATTTTACATGGGTTAATCTTAATCCTGAGGGAGCTTTTAACATCAGGCTTAGTTCGCGAACCGAACCTTAATTTTATACCGGGCTAACCAAGAATTTAGGAGATTTAAACACCATACTTATATCCAACTTTAACCACCTTTTAACACCGGACTAAGTTTGAACCAAATGAAGACTTTTACATGGGCTGAGCCTTAGAACCTAACCTTGGACTTAATACCTAAATTCCCAAAATAAAGTTTTTAACAGATTTAACTTATAATCCAAATAAAAAATCCCTAAATGGATGAATTGTTcgaccaggataaaaataagcTCCTTTGGTGAATTTAC
This genomic window from Vicia villosa cultivar HV-30 ecotype Madison, WI unplaced genomic scaffold, Vvil1.0 ctg.000273F_1_1_1, whole genome shotgun sequence contains:
- the LOC131626149 gene encoding protein TRIGALACTOSYLDIACYLGLYCEROL 4, chloroplastic-like, with the protein product MVVMRKLRWVMDGGGFWDLDISTPKTLDGLASPVPGDPLPLGLSRGARLSRPRQLQFTQLFMNAPFLPSFSQPHGFTLQRVLSLPFSDNWVVFLLGQFNLQKFVSSVKNSEEKPARVSSWLKTLGSHLKKKSLYALGLCSEFQLTPDDTLLFGLDSFDYTDKPRGKAILHHKFPHHDLTVEAVHPGLFVDKIGNYWDVPFSMAIDLASSTTSDSSAGYHLSAHYASGSPKQFESIQNQNDRVPRTLLPGLTFKSVFSCRKSIDIWRSETPKLKRVQPYDIFLSDPRVSASGMIGAAATTYFGENSARAQTDDDGEHSAGLFLQASGIKSCFLADLFGSISFTAQHGNFQRPFLDLSRFQARLDFPSGSKFLSGATSLTQDLLNSQKPNLEAVQAVFPNATLSLQQQIVGPISFRVDSGIAVDLKNLEFPIQAREPVFAVEYALHVLGSAKAVAWCCPKRQEFMVELRFFET
- the LOC131626150 gene encoding uncharacterized protein LOC131626150, with the protein product MATGTQAYGESWYWDNRYTNEPGPFDWYQKYITLAPIINLYVPPNQSILVVGSGNSAFSEGMVDEGGYTDVVNIDISSVVIDAMQNKYRNCPQLKYLKMDVRDMSAFESETFGSVIDKGTLDSLLCGNNSRQNATKMLEEIWRVLKDKGVYVLVTYGAPLYRLRLLRESCSWTIKLHVIEKLASEEKSDNPLWELTKPIMLDYDGSSVEETLGTNPDVHYIYICTKELSGNANVKA